In Pseudomonas sp. LRP2-20, the genomic window CAGGAACCTCGTGTTTTATATTTTTAACGAATGTACCGATGCTATCAATAATAATAAACACCCGCTAGTCGTCCGTTGAAAATCCTTTACTGGCCTGAAGCGCGCCCTTCTCTATAAACAGTTTAAGATTCAGTGAGTTAGCGCGAAAAAAAGTGTTGACAGGGTTTTTGGATTGCGTAGAATGCGCACCACACGACAGGCACATAGCTCAGTTGGTTAGAGCACCACCTTGACATGGTGGGGGTCGTTGGTTCGAGTCCAATTGTGCCTACCAAACAAAGCCCCGGTCTCCGGGCAGCGAAAAGGGCGATCCGCAAGGGTCGCCCTTTTTGCATTATGGGCGCATTCGAGGTTGCTGTTGCTGGCGCCCGTAGGTTTCTGAAAGTTTTAGATTTTTTTGAAAAAAACGCTTTACAGGTACGCATTTGATCACTAATATGCGCACCACACGACAGGCACATAGCTCAGTTGGTTAGAGCACCACCTTGACATGGTGGGGGTCGTTGGTTCGAGTCCAATTGTGCCTACCAAACAAAGTCCCGGTCTCCGGGCATCAGAAAGGGCGATCCGCAAGGGTCGCCCTTTCTGCTTTTCATGCCCTTCTCGAAAAAGCCCCCCTCGAAGCAGCGTGTAACCTTTGGTCGCGGGCGGTGCCGTGGGCGGCCGTGGTAGAATCCGCCCCTTCGAATCTGGAGGTACACGCGTGCGCAAACTGGCAGTGGTATTGGCAGTGCTGGCCCTGGCGGGCTGTGAGAACGAGGTCGAAGGTGTGCACAAGCAGGTTGCCGAGCACCTGCACAACCCCAAGACCGCCAAGTTCGGCAACGTGCGGATCGACACCAAGGGCACCATCTGCGGCCAGGTGCGTGGCAAGGACGATGCCGGCCAGTACGAGGCTTACCGCAGTTACGTGGCGATCAAGGGTGCCGATGGCCAGTATGAAATCATCGTCGATGACGGCGGCAACAACCTGCGTATCCGCGAATACTGTGGCGGTGCCGACCTGCAGCGTCGCGCCGAGGCGCTGGCCGACCAGCCGGCCCCTGAAGGCTGGGATGTCGAAGTGATCCAGGGCGCCAACATGGGTGCGCTGAGCGACATGACCGCACGCCTGATCGAGAAGGGCATCCCGTCCTCGGTCGAATACCGCGACGGCAAGCCGGTGGTGCTGATGGGGCCGTTCCCGAGCAAGGCTGAGGCCGATGCGCGCAAGGCCGAGGTGATGGCCAAGCTGGGTACCGATTCGATCGTCATCCAGCATGGTGCGCAGCGCTAACTGTAATCTGTAGTCTTCCCCGGCTATGCTTGGCCTGAGACAAGCCAAACGGGGAGGGCCTCATGTCTACACTGGAGCGGGCCATTGCTGTGGCCGCCAGGGCGCATGAAGGGCAATTTGACAAGGGTGGGGCGGCTTATATCCTCCACCCGTTGCGGGTGATGATGCGGGTCAGTACCCCGGAGCAGCGGATTGTCGCAGTGCTGCACGACGTGATCGAAGACACGTCGCTGACCCTTTCCGATCTGGCCCGAGAGGGCTTTCCCCTGAAGATTCTCGCCGCCTTGCTGGCCCTGAGCCGGAACAAGGGCGAAAGCTATCACGACTTCGTCGTGCGCCTGGGCAGCGACCCGCTGGCGCGTACCGTCAAGCTGGCCGACCTGGCCGACAACAGCGATCTCTCGCGTATTGCCGCCCCTGGCCCTGCCGACCTGGCACGGCTGGCCCGTTACCGCGAGGCCAGCGCCTACCTGCAGGCGCTGGCCTGAGCCTCAGTCTTCCTTCGGCACGGTCCAGAAGATCTGCACGCCGCCGTCGTCGCGGTGGGCGAGGGTGACGTTGTCATTCTCGGCGATTTCCTCGAGCAGGGTTTCCCAGTCATCGGGCGACTCGTGCTCCAGGCGAAAGATCAGCGCGGCGCGGCTGCGCTGGGCGAGGGGGTTGTTGATGATCTTCTGAATGCGCAGGCCCAGTTGTTGGTAGCTGCTTGCGCTTGCTTCGGCGGTGTTGGCCACGGAGGCGATTCCTTGTTTTGCTGTATGTGCGTACAGTATTTCAAGGCAAATCATTTCGCAACTCCATCGCTGCTGGATTCTTCGCGGCTGAAGCCGCCCCTACAGGCTTATGCGTTATTTTTGGGAGCAACTGTCTTGCTCAATTTCTTGAATCTTGTGCGATTCCCTGTGGGGGCCGCGCTCGCCGGCGATGGGCCGCGAAGCGGCCCCACAAATTCAAGATTGTTGCATAAATTGCCGGGGCCGCTTCGCGACCCATCGCCGGCAAGCGCGGCTCCCACAAGTGCTTGTATGCGTAGCTCATCAGCCCTGGGTCATACCAGTATCAGTATTCCCAGAAAATCCGCTGCAGCTCCTTGCTGTCCTGGGTCTTGGTCATCGCCACCATCGCCAGGATCCGCGCCTTCTGCGGGTTCAGGTCGTGCGCCACCACCCAGTCATACTTGTCATCCGGCTGCTCGGCATTGCGCAGCACGAAACCACCCTGGTTGACGTGGGACGAGCGAATGATCTGCACGCCATTCTTGTGCAGCTCTTGCAGCGTCGGCACTACCCGCGACGACACCGAACCATTGCCGGTACCAGCATGGATGATCGCTTTCGCGCCGCTCTGCGCCAGGGCCTTGTACGCCGTGTCGCTCACGTTGCCGTAGCTGTAGGCAATGTCCACCTGCGGCAGGCTGCTGATCTGCTTGATGTCGAACTCCGATTGGCTGGTGTGGCGCTTGGCCGGCAGGCGGAACCAGTACGACTTGCCTTCCACTACCATGCCCATCGGGCCCCAGGCGCTCTTGAAGGCTTCGGTCTTGATGTTCACCGACTTGCTCACATCGCGCCCCGACTGGATCTCGTCGTTCATGGTCACCAGCACGCCCTTGCCACGCGACTGCTTGTCGCTGGCCACCGCCACTGCGTTGTACAGGTTGAGCATGCCGTCGGCGGACATCGCCGTGCCCGGGCGCATGGAGCCGACCACCACGATCGGCTTGTCGGTCTTTTCCACCAGGTTGAGGAAGTAGGCGGTTTCTTCCAGGGTGTCGGTGCCATGGGTGATGACGATGCCGTCGACGTCCTTGCTGTCGGCCAGCTCGGCGACGCGCTTGGCCAGTTTCAGCAAATCGTCGTTGGTGATGCTCTCGGAGGCGATCTGCATCACCTGTTCGCCGCGCACATTGGCCAGGTCGGCCAGTTCCGGCACACCGGCAATCAGCTTGTCGACGCCGAGCTTGGCGGCCTGGTAGGTGGCGCTGTTGGCAGCGCTGGCACCGGCGCCGGCAATGGTGCCGCCGGTGGCGAGGATGACCACGTTGGCCAGTTTCTGCTGGGTTTCGGCTTCCTTTGCCGAGGCCGTGGTGGGCAGGATCAGCAGCAGCGCCAGGGCGCTCGGGGCGAAGGACTTCAGTGCAGCATTCATGATTATTGTTCTCTCTCTTCCTAATGAGATGGTTGCTGTGTCGCGCAAGAACGTACGCAGATTCCGTACCACTCCTTACGGCCAGGTGTGCAGGAGCGGCCTTGCGTCGCGAAAGGGGTGCGAAGCGCCCACGGGTTTTCAGCTTCGCAGCTTGAATTGCCGGGGCCGCGTTGTGGCCGTTTCGTGACGCAAGGCCGCGCCTGCAAGGGCCTATTCCATTCGGAAATCCGAACAAGGATAGGAAAAGATGTTCGGTTTTTCGGAAAAATTCCGGATAATCTGCGCCAGCAGCGTCTTGACCCCGCCAGCGAAACGGATTTGACAAAACCAGGTCTTGTTTCCATAGTTACTCAACGCAAACGTTTGCGATCCGATAAAAAACACAAGATTCGGAGTCATCCCCCATGAAACTGCCGTTCCCCGGTCGTCTGCTGGCGCTCGCCGTCATCTCCTCGCTGTCCCTCGCCCTGCCATTTTCGGCTGCCCAAGCCGAAGAAAAGCCCAAAGTTGCGCTGGTCATGAAATCGCTGGCCAACGAATTTTTCCGCACCATGGAAGACGGCGCCAAGGACTACCAGAAAGGTCACGC contains:
- a CDS encoding SPOR domain-containing protein, producing the protein MRKLAVVLAVLALAGCENEVEGVHKQVAEHLHNPKTAKFGNVRIDTKGTICGQVRGKDDAGQYEAYRSYVAIKGADGQYEIIVDDGGNNLRIREYCGGADLQRRAEALADQPAPEGWDVEVIQGANMGALSDMTARLIEKGIPSSVEYRDGKPVVLMGPFPSKAEADARKAEVMAKLGTDSIVIQHGAQR
- a CDS encoding GTP pyrophosphokinase, whose product is MSTLERAIAVAARAHEGQFDKGGAAYILHPLRVMMRVSTPEQRIVAVLHDVIEDTSLTLSDLAREGFPLKILAALLALSRNKGESYHDFVVRLGSDPLARTVKLADLADNSDLSRIAAPGPADLARLARYREASAYLQALA
- a CDS encoding DUF1654 domain-containing protein, with the translated sequence MANTAEASASSYQQLGLRIQKIINNPLAQRSRAALIFRLEHESPDDWETLLEEIAENDNVTLAHRDDGGVQIFWTVPKED
- a CDS encoding asparaginase, with translation MNAALKSFAPSALALLLILPTTASAKEAETQQKLANVVILATGGTIAGAGASAANSATYQAAKLGVDKLIAGVPELADLANVRGEQVMQIASESITNDDLLKLAKRVAELADSKDVDGIVITHGTDTLEETAYFLNLVEKTDKPIVVVGSMRPGTAMSADGMLNLYNAVAVASDKQSRGKGVLVTMNDEIQSGRDVSKSVNIKTEAFKSAWGPMGMVVEGKSYWFRLPAKRHTSQSEFDIKQISSLPQVDIAYSYGNVSDTAYKALAQSGAKAIIHAGTGNGSVSSRVVPTLQELHKNGVQIIRSSHVNQGGFVLRNAEQPDDKYDWVVAHDLNPQKARILAMVAMTKTQDSKELQRIFWEY